The following proteins are co-located in the Vigna angularis cultivar LongXiaoDou No.4 chromosome 2, ASM1680809v1, whole genome shotgun sequence genome:
- the LOC108329735 gene encoding calreticulin-3 isoform X1: MAENSSTELKKFVFFCLLLIQVAVSEIIFEERFEDGWRSRWVKSDWKSSEGKAGSFKHTAGQWHGDPDDKGIQTSSDAKHFAISAKIPEFTNKNRTLVLQYSVKFEQEIECGGGYIKLLSGFVNQKKFGGDTPYILMFGPDLCGTDTKKLHVILSYHGQNYPIKKDLQCETDKLTHFYTFILRPDATYSVLVDNRERDSGSMYTDWDILPPRKIKDVKAKKPADWEEREYIEDPDDVKPEGYDSIPREIPDPNAKEPDNWDEEADGKWKPPKIPNPAYRGPWKRKKIKNPNYKGKWKTPWIDNPEFEDDPDLYVLKPIQYVGIEVWQVKGGSVFDNVLICDDPDYAKQVVEEVFANREIEKEGFEEAEKVRKVREEEEAQRAREEGERRRKERGHDRRYRDRYRDRYRRHRHYDDYHDEL, from the exons ATGGCGGAAAATTCTTCAACGGAGCTGAAaaagtttgtgtttttttgtttgCTGCTGATACAAGTTGCAGTTTCTGAAATTATATTTGAAGAACGCTTTGAGG ATGGATGGCGAAGTCGGTGGGTAAAATCAGACTGGAAAAGCAGTGAGGGCAAAGCAGGTTCTTTCAAACACACAGCTGGGCAATGGCATGGTGATCCTGACGATAAAG GTATTCAAACATCCAGTGATGCCAAACACTTTGCCATCTCTGCTAAAATACCAGAGTTCACCAACAAGAACAGAACATTGGTCCTCCAGTATTCTGTAAAATTTGAACAGGAGATTGAGTGTGGTGGAGGTTACATCAAGCTTCTCTCTGGATTTGTTAATCAAAAGAAGTTTGGTGGGGATACACCTTATAT TTTAATGTTTGGACCAGATTTATGTGGCACTGATACAAAGAAACTCCACGTGATACTCTCCTACCACGGTCAAAACTACCCCATAAAGAAGGACCTGCAGTGTGAAACTGACAAGTTAACTCATTTCTACACATTCATTCTCAGGCCAGATGCCACATACAGTGTCCTGGTTGATAATAGAGAGAGAGATTCTGGAAGCATGTATACAGATTGGGATATTCTTCCTCCAAGAAAAATCAAAGATGTCAAGGCCAAAAAG CCTGCAGACTGGGAAGAAAGAGAATACATTGAAGACCCTGATGATGTCAAACCTGAG GGATATGATTCAATCCCAAGAGAAATTCCTGACCCAAATGCTAAAGAG CCTGATAACTGGGATGAAGAAGCGGATGGGAAATGGAAACCACCAAAGATACCGAATCCAGCATACCGAGGACCATGGAAAAGAAAG AAAATCAAGAACCCTAACTACAAAGGGAAATGGAAAACTCCATGGATAGATAATCCAG agTTTGAAGATGACCCAGATCTTTATGTGCTTAAGCCTATCCAGTATGTGGGCATTGAAGTATGGCAG gtTAAAGGCGGTTCAGTTTTTGACAACGTTTTGATATGTGATGATCCTGATTATGCAAAACAAGTTGTTGAGGAAGTGTTTGCCAACAGGGAG ATTGAAAAGGAAGGTTTTGAGGAAGCAGAGAAAGTGAGAAAAGTCAGAGAAGAGGAG GAGGCTCAAAGAGCAAGAGAAGAAGGTGAAAGACGTAGGAAAGAGAGAGGTCATGATCGTAGATACCGGGACAGATACAGAGACAGATACAGAAGG CATCGCCATTACGACGATTATCAT GACGAGCTTTAA
- the LOC108329735 gene encoding calreticulin-3 isoform X2 — MAENSSTELKKFVFFCLLLIQVAVSEIIFEERFEDGWRSRWVKSDWKSSEGKAGSFKHTAGQWHGDPDDKGIQTSSDAKHFAISAKIPEFTNKNRTLVLQYSVKFEQEIECGGGYIKLLSGFVNQKKFGGDTPYILMFGPDLCGTDTKKLHVILSYHGQNYPIKKDLQCETDKLTHFYTFILRPDATYSVLVDNRERDSGSMYTDWDILPPRKIKDVKAKKPADWEEREYIEDPDDVKPEGYDSIPREIPDPNAKEPDNWDEEADGKWKPPKIPNPAYRGPWKRKKIKNPNYKGKWKTPWIDNPEFEDDPDLYVLKPIQYVGIEVWQVKGGSVFDNVLICDDPDYAKQVVEEVFANREIEKEGFEEAEKVRKVREEEEAQRAREEGERRRKERGHDRRYRDRYRDRYRRDEL; from the exons ATGGCGGAAAATTCTTCAACGGAGCTGAAaaagtttgtgtttttttgtttgCTGCTGATACAAGTTGCAGTTTCTGAAATTATATTTGAAGAACGCTTTGAGG ATGGATGGCGAAGTCGGTGGGTAAAATCAGACTGGAAAAGCAGTGAGGGCAAAGCAGGTTCTTTCAAACACACAGCTGGGCAATGGCATGGTGATCCTGACGATAAAG GTATTCAAACATCCAGTGATGCCAAACACTTTGCCATCTCTGCTAAAATACCAGAGTTCACCAACAAGAACAGAACATTGGTCCTCCAGTATTCTGTAAAATTTGAACAGGAGATTGAGTGTGGTGGAGGTTACATCAAGCTTCTCTCTGGATTTGTTAATCAAAAGAAGTTTGGTGGGGATACACCTTATAT TTTAATGTTTGGACCAGATTTATGTGGCACTGATACAAAGAAACTCCACGTGATACTCTCCTACCACGGTCAAAACTACCCCATAAAGAAGGACCTGCAGTGTGAAACTGACAAGTTAACTCATTTCTACACATTCATTCTCAGGCCAGATGCCACATACAGTGTCCTGGTTGATAATAGAGAGAGAGATTCTGGAAGCATGTATACAGATTGGGATATTCTTCCTCCAAGAAAAATCAAAGATGTCAAGGCCAAAAAG CCTGCAGACTGGGAAGAAAGAGAATACATTGAAGACCCTGATGATGTCAAACCTGAG GGATATGATTCAATCCCAAGAGAAATTCCTGACCCAAATGCTAAAGAG CCTGATAACTGGGATGAAGAAGCGGATGGGAAATGGAAACCACCAAAGATACCGAATCCAGCATACCGAGGACCATGGAAAAGAAAG AAAATCAAGAACCCTAACTACAAAGGGAAATGGAAAACTCCATGGATAGATAATCCAG agTTTGAAGATGACCCAGATCTTTATGTGCTTAAGCCTATCCAGTATGTGGGCATTGAAGTATGGCAG gtTAAAGGCGGTTCAGTTTTTGACAACGTTTTGATATGTGATGATCCTGATTATGCAAAACAAGTTGTTGAGGAAGTGTTTGCCAACAGGGAG ATTGAAAAGGAAGGTTTTGAGGAAGCAGAGAAAGTGAGAAAAGTCAGAGAAGAGGAG GAGGCTCAAAGAGCAAGAGAAGAAGGTGAAAGACGTAGGAAAGAGAGAGGTCATGATCGTAGATACCGGGACAGATACAGAGACAGATACAGAAGG GACGAGCTTTAA
- the LOC108329734 gene encoding uncharacterized protein LOC108329734 has protein sequence MGVLLFRWVLPVTLLLTCALGFQSDELLLDDEEFGIEGGRSSSFHSDSLPPSTAATSTSRKRFSESASDSKIQFTLQHAFGDSDFSDAGNFSARLKTWSHGGQTLTKLRFKRDPLTDVEKKSFQELLRGDDFYRIRLPSNVLSPPGREYIISSVKARCLPGDGLEEHFVIHMEGVNVLAVNYGAPGSCSYPRLLKLPAKWSFRSHTVLKNSEQAPRTPIFAEDALGGEEGDGEGIKPIERSFWAKYWMYLIPLGLILMNAVTQAMNMPEDQPGGQPGAPAQQQPGPAVQRGPSSGPVRRR, from the exons ATGGGTGTGCTACTCTTCCGGTGGGTTCTACCGGTGACTCTGTTGCTAACTTGTGCTCTAGGTTTTCAATCCGACGAGCTTCTCCTAGACGACGAAGAGTTCGGCATCGAAGGTGGACGCTCCTCCTCCTTCCACTCCGATTCGCTTCCACCTTCCACCGCCGCCACCTCCACCTCTCGGAAGAGGTTTTCGGAGTCCGCCTCCGATTCCAAGATCCAGTTTACTCTCCAACACGCGTTCGGCGACTCCGATTTCTCCGACGCTGGCAATTTCTCTGCTCGCCTCAAGACTTGGAGCCACGGCGGCCAG ACGCTGACGAAGCTGCGGTTTAAGCGGGATCCTTTGACTGACGTTGAGAAGAAGAGTTTTCaa GAATTGTTGCGAGGAGATGATTTCTATAGGATTAGATTGCCGTCCAATGTTTTGAGTCCTCCTGGCCGGGAATATATAATTTCTTCTGTGAAGGCA AGATGTCTTCCAGGGGATGGATTGGAGGAGCATTTTGTAATACACATG GAAGGTGTTAATGTCCTGGCTGTCAATTATGGTGCCCCAGGGTCTTGCTCTTATCCTAGATTACTGAAGCTT cCTGCAAAGTGGTCTTTCAGGTCTCACACAGTTCTAAAGAACAGTGAACAGGCACCAAG AACTCCAATATTTGCTGAAGATGCTCTTGGTGGAGAGGAGGGAGATGGCGAGGGTATAAAGCCAATAGAGAGGTCCTTTTGGGCTAAATAT TGGATGTACCTGATCCCTCTTGGACTCATATTAATGAATGCCGTTACTCAAGCTATGAATATGCCCGAAGACCAACCTGGCGGGCAACCTGGTGCTCCAGCACAGCAGCAGCCAGGACCGGCAGTACAGCGTGGACCAAGTTCTGGTCCTGTGCGTAGAAGATGA